GATACTGTGGACCTCGTAGTAATAGGAGCATTTTATGGTAAGGGTCGGCGCGGTGGCAAGTTTGGAGCATTGCTCATGGCAGCCTATGACCCTGACACTGATACATTCAAGAGTGTATGTAAGGTTGGCAGTGGCTTCACTGACGAAGATCTAGAACGCTTAGACGATATGTTAAAACCATATATACGTGACCATAAACCGGCTCGTGTTGATAGCCAGATGAAGCCAGATGTATGGGTTGAGCCGGCATTAGTAGCCGAGATTATAGGTGCAGAGTTAACACTAAGTCCAATACATACATGTTGTTATGGCTGGGCAAAGAAGGGAGCAGGTATCTCAATAAGATTCCCGCGATTCATAAGGTGGCGTCCAGACAAGGGTCCTGAGGATGCAACAACCACAAAGGAGCTATATGAGATGTACCAGCGACAACTAAGAAAGGTAAAAGAGCAGACCTAGATGCAGGGTATAGATTGAAAACTAGCTCGACACATTATGCTGTATAACAGCAAGTGAATAAACTTTATTCATCTTCACATAATACTGGCTGGTATGATGTCGTATAACTCGGCTATGAGGACTACCCGGCAAGTAGGAGCCTCCGCTGTGGCTATGACTGTTCAGAGTTTCGCCGAGCCCATTATACCCTCCATTCTCCTTCATACATCATTCCTTTAAGAGTATAGTATGCCCTAAAAGGGTATAGGATGAAAGGATAGGAATCTGGGGGCTATGAAGAGGGACCCCATGCAGAGAGCCTTACTAAAAAGGTGGATCCGTAGAACCCGAGGATACTCTCTAGGATTCTCCTCGGGGATGTTGTGGGGCCGGCGCTTCAGAGCCTCCCCTTCCATTTTCAGACCCGGTTGGCATTGAGGTTTCCTTCCTCTTAGCTGAGGGTCGGAGTAATAGTGATAATAGTTTCCTAGTAGTTATAGTTCCTATGATCTCGCCTCGATCATTCACAACAGCTATGATTGGTTCATGTAGCAGCGATATATCTGAAAGTATCTCTACAAGAGTTTTATCTGCTGGAACTATCGGCACCTCAGTTCGCAGGAAGAAGCGCAACGGCAGGCGCCTCAGTAACTGGGGGTCAGCTTCAACAAAATCCTCGGCTGTAACGTAACCTACAGGACGCATATACTCGTCTACAACGACTGCAGCTCCTTTCTCTGAGACTATTTTTGCTGCGTACTCGGCTCGCTCATCTACATGGATTATATCCATGTCGAGATCTATGTCGCGTAGTCTTAGCCGGAGCGCGTCGGGTTTACGCTCTGAGACACGGAAGGACAACGATGACAATATTGTAGAAGCTATAACTGCTACAAGCGTGGCTGTGTACATGTTGTAACCTAGGAGCTTTGCTTGAAGTAATGAAAGTAGCAGTGCTGCGTCAACACCGCCCTTGGCTAGGTATATGAGTCGTTCCCTTCCCTGGAATCCCTCCATTGAGGCTATTGCTATCTTTGGGAGTGATGCGGCGAGCAAGAGAGCTGCAGAAATTAATAGAGTAGTTGCTGATGGGCGTATGGCATGAACACCTATGCCGATGAAGAATAATGGTTCTAAGAAGCCGTAAGTGAATGCTCTTATACGCTCAAGGTATAGCGGGCGGAGTTCCATATACTCTGAGAGAAAGACGCCTAGCAAAAGGGCGGTTACAGCAGCATTGAAGCCGAGGGCTTCAGCTATGTAACCTGCCATTATAACCATTGCTACTACTATGGCGAACGGTGCCTCTTTTACAGCCATATGTCTCTCTATAAACATTAAAATCTCGTCGAGGTAGTGTCTGCCAACCATGTAAACTAGTGCTACGAATGCAGCTGACTGAACAAGCTTAGTAACATTAAAGCCCTGGGTTACAGTGTTGAAGAGTATAAGGCTGACTATCTCAACGAGAAGGCCAACTCTCATTGCAGCTATTTCACGTTCTCCAAGAGTTCCCTTAGAGAGGAGTATTTTCATCAATGGTCCTGCACTGATTATACTCATTATAAGACCTATGCCCAAGGCGGTCCGTAGGGAAACGTCGGTGAGAATCCATAACACGGCGAGGGTAGAAATCATGGAACCTGAAAGTAGGAGAAATGTTGCAATGATGTCTTGACGCCGTGGTACTAGAAGTGAAGGGTTAGAGAGCTCTTCTATACCTGCAAGGAATAGTGTAAAGTTTATACCTAGCATGAAAAGAAGTGATGCAGACTCCAGATCCTCTGGTGTAACAACACCTAATACAGCACTACTTAGAACCAAGCCAGCAAGTACCGAGCCTATGAAGCCCGGTAAACGGGTTCGTTCGGCAACCTCTTCGCCTATCTTGGAAGCGAGAAGGAGCATACCAACTAAGACCGCAGCATGAACGGTTTCATGCATATGCGTCTAGCCCTCCTAACAATTATTGTATAAATCCTTACCATGTTGTCGATGTACCGCGGCATAGATGAACTTGTAACTCTCTCATTAATTATTTATTATATCAAAATTAAACAATTTAGCTTACAAAGAGAGAGTTGAATTGCGAACTCGCTTCGCCCCTAGCTAGGGGCTCGCTGCATCTGTTAACGTGCTTTTAGAGTTTCCTCTTGCTAGGGCTGGAAGCTAGATAAACGAGGAACTTTGCGATTGTTGTGGTGCTGTAATAGTATGAGGAAACTTCTCCCACAATAATGCATTAACTATTAGGAACACGTTTACAAGTCTGGCAGAATCATCCACGAGTCGCTGCCTTGTAATCTCATCGTTGAAAAGTAGTATCTCAGCAACCAGCGCTACGGGGGAGGTAACGCCACCTTGGAGCGCTATACGGCAATACGGGCATATGGAGAGAACGCGGTCAAGCATTGTTGCGGAGAATCTGATACGTTCCTCGACTGGTAACCGTATTAGTTCCTCTCTGTGCTTATCAGAGAAGTTAACACCCATACCTATTACTATTCCACCGGTCTTTAGTCCAAAGATTCTAAGCTTAACTTGTACAGGGGGTGGTGTCGATACTGCTAGCCCCCACTCAGCATTAGATGGGAGGGCTGTGTTGAGCGGAGCGACTATGAATCCGGCACTCGTTAGCCATGCAGTAACTCTGTCCTTAGAATTTTGTGTCATAGTTAGCCAGCCTCTCTAGACCAGGATGTATACTCTAGGGATATACGAGCCCTAATAGAGTGCGTGGGGCTAGGATTTTAGAGATAACTAGTGCGGAGATAGCTACAATAATAGCTGATGTTGGTGTTTTGTTCCTAGCTGTTGCGAACTAGCTACTAGCGTCTGGTGTCACTTTATAATACTGTGTATGATCTCTATATTACTGTGGAGGGTGAAGATATATGCCCGTAGAGCGGGTAAAGACCGGGATTCCCGGTCTAGACGAGATACTATATGGTGGTATTCCGCGTAGGAATGTAGTGCTGCTGAG
The window above is part of the Pyrodictium delaneyi genome. Proteins encoded here:
- a CDS encoding DUF2299 domain-containing protein, with protein sequence MTQNSKDRVTAWLTSAGFIVAPLNTALPSNAEWGLAVSTPPPVQVKLRIFGLKTGGIVIGMGVNFSDKHREELIRLPVEERIRFSATMLDRVLSICPYCRIALQGGVTSPVALVAEILLFNDEITRQRLVDDSARLVNVFLIVNALLWEKFPHTITAPQQSQSSSFI
- a CDS encoding cation:proton antiporter; the protein is MHETVHAAVLVGMLLLASKIGEEVAERTRLPGFIGSVLAGLVLSSAVLGVVTPEDLESASLLFMLGINFTLFLAGIEELSNPSLLVPRRQDIIATFLLLSGSMISTLAVLWILTDVSLRTALGIGLIMSIISAGPLMKILLSKGTLGEREIAAMRVGLLVEIVSLILFNTVTQGFNVTKLVQSAAFVALVYMVGRHYLDEILMFIERHMAVKEAPFAIVVAMVIMAGYIAEALGFNAAVTALLLGVFLSEYMELRPLYLERIRAFTYGFLEPLFFIGIGVHAIRPSATTLLISAALLLAASLPKIAIASMEGFQGRERLIYLAKGGVDAALLLSLLQAKLLGYNMYTATLVAVIASTILSSLSFRVSERKPDALRLRLRDIDLDMDIIHVDERAEYAAKIVSEKGAAVVVDEYMRPVGYVTAEDFVEADPQLLRRLPLRFFLRTEVPIVPADKTLVEILSDISLLHEPIIAVVNDRGEIIGTITTRKLLSLLLRPSAKRKETSMPTGSENGRGGSEAPAPQHPRGES